One window of the Candidatus Chryseobacterium colombiense genome contains the following:
- the rhaT gene encoding L-rhamnose/proton symporter RhaT — translation MNALLGVFFHFLGGFSSGSFYLPYKKVKGWSWETYWLIGGIVSWIIVPPLAAFMTIPNFWEIIRNEGSSILGLTFLFGALWGIGGFTYGLGVRYLGVALGSSIILGLCMIFGSLVPSIYYEFSPQTGKDNIGLMFSNTWGQFVLLGLLVCVIGIIISGKAGMMKEKELQKDSLDSHGTEVKTEYKFGLGLLVSIISGVLSACFNFGLEAGKPMAIIANDLWKAANPGQGEFLFQNNVTYVVVLWGGMATNLIGCLYLSFKNKSYTDYKKKNVPVVANIIFCALAGTMWFLQFFFYGMGESKMGNGPSSWILHMAFIILIANLWGVIIKEWKGVSKKTISTIIMGMLVMFVSILIVGYGNSLR, via the coding sequence ATGAACGCATTATTAGGAGTTTTTTTCCATTTTTTGGGTGGTTTTTCGTCGGGGAGTTTTTATCTGCCTTATAAAAAAGTAAAAGGCTGGTCCTGGGAAACCTATTGGTTGATCGGAGGAATTGTTTCCTGGATTATTGTCCCCCCGCTGGCTGCTTTTATGACGATTCCAAACTTTTGGGAAATCATCCGGAATGAAGGCTCTTCAATTTTAGGATTAACATTTCTGTTTGGCGCGTTGTGGGGAATAGGAGGTTTCACATATGGTTTAGGGGTCCGATATTTAGGCGTTGCGTTAGGAAGCAGCATTATTTTAGGACTTTGTATGATATTTGGTTCGCTGGTTCCTTCCATCTATTACGAATTTTCTCCTCAAACAGGAAAGGATAATATAGGTCTGATGTTTTCTAATACATGGGGGCAGTTTGTTTTACTGGGACTTTTAGTCTGCGTGATAGGAATTATCATCAGTGGAAAAGCGGGAATGATGAAGGAAAAAGAATTGCAGAAGGATTCTTTGGATTCTCACGGAACAGAAGTAAAAACGGAATATAAATTTGGACTAGGTTTGCTGGTTTCTATTATTTCTGGAGTTTTAAGCGCTTGTTTTAATTTTGGTCTCGAAGCAGGAAAACCCATGGCAATTATTGCTAATGATCTCTGGAAAGCCGCTAATCCGGGACAGGGAGAATTCCTTTTTCAGAATAATGTCACCTATGTTGTAGTACTTTGGGGAGGGATGGCAACGAATCTTATTGGCTGTCTTTATCTTTCTTTTAAAAATAAATCGTATACGGATTATAAGAAAAAAAATGTACCTGTTGTAGCGAATATTATTTTCTGTGCATTGGCAGGAACCATGTGGTTTTTACAGTTTTTCTTTTATGGAATGGGGGAAAGTAAAATGGGGAACGGTCCAAGTTCATGGATTTTACACATGGCATTCATCATTTTAATTGCCAACTTATGGGGTGTTATTATCAAAGAATGGAAGGGCGTTTCGAAGAAAACAATTTCTACCATTATTATGGGAATGCTTGTAATGTTTGTTTCTATCCTGATTGTAGGATACGGAAATTCTTTACGATAG
- a CDS encoding glycoside hydrolase family 88 protein: MKKLLAASFFALVMGGANSCSAQKANKKADLPNKKEVLEVAERANKYFMDKWPDPGKEIVGKKVWPSNLWTRAVYYEGLIALYKVNPKKEYYNYALDWSEKHNWNMMRDTYTRNADHQACGQTYIDLYEIDGKKNPERIKAVKASMDSMIATKQVDDWWWIDALQMSMPIFTKLGRIAGDQKYFDKNYEMYAYTKYKHGGNGLYNAKDKLWWRDKSFVPPYKEPNGEDCYWSRGNGWVVAALARTLEDTPKSDPHYKEYLQDYKDLLSALLPLQREDGFWNVSLHDPTNFGGKEMTGTALFVYGMAYGINKGLIDKKTYLPVIIKAWNAIVKDSVQPNGFLGWVQGTGKEPKDGQPLAIDKVPDFEDYGLGCLLLAASEVYQLK; the protein is encoded by the coding sequence ATGAAAAAACTATTAGCAGCCAGCTTTTTTGCATTAGTGATGGGAGGGGCAAACTCTTGTTCGGCTCAGAAGGCAAACAAGAAAGCTGATCTTCCCAATAAAAAAGAAGTTTTGGAGGTTGCCGAAAGGGCCAATAAATATTTCATGGACAAATGGCCAGATCCGGGAAAAGAAATTGTCGGAAAAAAAGTCTGGCCAAGTAATCTCTGGACACGTGCCGTTTATTATGAAGGTTTAATTGCGCTGTATAAAGTTAATCCTAAAAAAGAATATTATAATTACGCCTTGGATTGGTCTGAAAAGCACAATTGGAATATGATGCGCGACACCTACACACGAAATGCAGACCATCAGGCTTGTGGACAGACCTATATTGATCTTTACGAAATTGATGGCAAAAAAAATCCGGAAAGAATTAAAGCGGTAAAAGCTTCGATGGACAGTATGATTGCCACGAAACAGGTTGATGATTGGTGGTGGATTGATGCTTTGCAGATGTCGATGCCTATTTTTACAAAACTGGGAAGAATTGCGGGAGATCAGAAGTATTTTGACAAAAATTACGAAATGTATGCCTATACCAAATACAAACACGGTGGAAATGGCCTGTACAACGCAAAAGACAAACTTTGGTGGAGAGATAAGAGTTTTGTTCCTCCTTACAAGGAACCAAATGGGGAAGATTGCTATTGGAGCCGCGGAAATGGCTGGGTTGTAGCTGCTTTAGCCCGTACATTGGAAGATACACCAAAATCTGATCCTCACTATAAAGAATATTTACAGGATTATAAAGATCTTTTGTCAGCTTTACTTCCTCTTCAGCGGGAAGATGGTTTCTGGAATGTAAGTCTGCACGATCCGACTAATTTCGGTGGAAAAGAAATGACGGGAACTGCTTTATTTGTTTACGGAATGGCGTATGGAATCAATAAAGGTTTAATCGATAAAAAGACCTATTTACCGGTGATTATCAAAGCGTGGAATGCTATTGTAAAAGATTCTGTTCAGCCCAACGGATTTTTAGGATGGGTCCAGGGAACCGGAAAAGAACCGAAAGACGGACAGCCTTTGGCGATCGATAAAGTTCCTGATTTTGAAGATTACGGATTAGGGTGCTTGTTGCTTGCAGCGAGTGAGGTTTATCAATTGAAATAA
- a CDS encoding rhamnogalacturonan acetylesterase: MKIKFLVPVVALIVLIAASFQKFQDKPVLYIIGDSTVQNGSGKGADSLWGWGSFMDLYFNINKIEIQNHAKGGRSSRTFLTEGRWDSIMKTIKKGDYVLMQFGHNDGGELADTLRARGTIKGIGEESKDIYNPIRKVNETVYTYGHYMRKYANDAKSKGAIPIIVSPVPRNKFNDKGKIEKDQYGVWAKEVAQQTGAYFLDLNTMVIKKYEKLGAEKVNRFFPKDHTHTNKEGAILNAELVTEGIKQLKNCELKKYIK; this comes from the coding sequence ATGAAAATAAAATTCTTAGTTCCGGTTGTAGCTTTAATAGTCTTAATTGCAGCATCATTCCAAAAGTTTCAGGATAAACCCGTTTTATACATCATCGGAGATTCCACAGTGCAAAACGGTTCTGGAAAAGGTGCTGATTCACTTTGGGGATGGGGAAGTTTTATGGATTTATATTTCAATATCAATAAAATCGAAATTCAGAATCATGCAAAAGGTGGACGAAGCAGCAGGACTTTTTTAACAGAAGGAAGATGGGATTCTATCATGAAAACCATTAAGAAAGGAGATTATGTGTTAATGCAGTTCGGTCATAATGACGGGGGTGAATTGGCAGATACATTAAGAGCCAGAGGAACGATTAAAGGAATCGGAGAAGAGTCAAAAGATATTTATAATCCCATCCGAAAAGTGAATGAAACCGTTTATACATATGGTCATTACATGAGAAAATATGCAAATGACGCGAAATCTAAAGGAGCAATTCCAATTATTGTCTCGCCAGTTCCGAGAAATAAATTTAATGATAAAGGAAAAATAGAAAAAGATCAATACGGAGTTTGGGCAAAAGAAGTTGCACAGCAAACAGGAGCTTATTTTTTAGATTTAAATACAATGGTTATTAAAAAATATGAGAAATTGGGAGCTGAAAAAGTAAACCGCTTCTTTCCCAAAGATCATACCCACACCAATAAAGAAGGAGCGATTTTAAATGCAGAATTGGTTACAGAAGGAATTAAACAACTGAAAAATTGTGAATTGAAAAAATATATAAAATAG
- a CDS encoding rhamnogalacturonan lyase: MKIKYIFITSVLFLSQTIFAQRQMEYLKRGIVAIPAESGVFVSWRLLGTEAQNTHFDVYRTENNHTRKLNEKPLLNETNFLDKTADKGKNYTYFVKSNTQHQDVDQDFAKYTANQKPYFSIPLKTPQGYTPNDASVADLDGDGEYEIILHQTGRSKDNSQKGETDPPIIQAYKLNGQFLWEINLGKNIREGAHYTQFLVYDLDQDGKAEIVMKTADGSKDGKGKFIGDPTKNYVNENGMILSGPEFLTVFNGETGEEINTVNYQVPRFAGSLNPTNEEMTDTWGDAKGNRIDRFLGAVAYLDGKTPSVIMSRGYYTRTAIAAWDYKDKKLSLRWLFDTESSEENKKYRGQGNHNLTIADVDNDGKDEIVFGAITVDDDGKVLNSTGYGHGDALHVGDLDPSNPGLEIFDIQERFDDAGAHFRDGKTGKVLWKLPSLTYSKDSKFQGPGRGLSLNIDPRYEGSESWAAGAGVKGLYNAKGKKIADKTPACNMGIYWDDDFLSEILDGTVVSKWDWKKEKSNVIFNAKDFQCESNNGTKKNPSLVADLFGDWREELIYRTTDNQELRIFSTTIPTKHRLYTLMHNPQYRLSIVWQNVGYNQPPHTDYYLDESVKEIPKPNIFTEKK; the protein is encoded by the coding sequence ATGAAAATCAAATACATATTCATTACATCCGTCTTATTTCTTTCGCAAACCATCTTTGCGCAAAGACAAATGGAGTACCTGAAAAGAGGAATCGTTGCCATTCCTGCAGAATCAGGCGTTTTTGTAAGTTGGCGATTGTTGGGAACAGAAGCTCAGAATACTCATTTTGATGTGTATCGCACAGAAAATAATCACACCAGAAAACTGAATGAAAAGCCGTTACTCAACGAAACTAATTTTTTAGATAAAACCGCTGACAAAGGAAAAAATTACACCTATTTCGTAAAATCGAACACACAACATCAGGACGTTGACCAGGATTTTGCAAAATATACGGCGAATCAGAAACCATATTTTTCAATTCCGTTGAAAACGCCGCAAGGTTACACTCCTAATGATGCATCTGTAGCTGATTTGGATGGTGACGGCGAATACGAAATCATTCTTCACCAAACAGGAAGGTCAAAAGATAACAGCCAAAAAGGAGAAACCGACCCACCGATTATTCAGGCTTATAAATTAAATGGTCAGTTTTTGTGGGAAATTAATTTAGGCAAAAATATAAGAGAAGGAGCGCATTATACGCAGTTTTTGGTTTACGATTTAGACCAGGACGGAAAAGCAGAAATCGTAATGAAAACCGCCGATGGAAGCAAAGACGGAAAAGGAAAGTTCATTGGCGACCCGACCAAAAATTACGTCAATGAAAACGGAATGATTCTTTCCGGTCCGGAATTTCTAACGGTTTTTAATGGAGAAACGGGTGAAGAAATAAATACAGTCAATTATCAGGTTCCAAGATTTGCAGGAAGTTTAAATCCGACCAATGAAGAAATGACCGATACCTGGGGCGACGCCAAAGGAAACCGTATCGACCGATTTTTGGGAGCAGTTGCTTACTTGGACGGAAAAACTCCGAGTGTGATTATGTCGAGAGGATATTACACAAGAACGGCGATTGCGGCTTGGGATTATAAAGATAAAAAACTCAGTCTTCGCTGGCTTTTTGATACTGAAAGTTCAGAAGAAAACAAAAAATATCGCGGACAGGGAAATCATAATTTAACGATTGCTGATGTTGATAATGATGGAAAAGATGAAATTGTTTTCGGTGCAATAACGGTTGATGACGACGGAAAAGTGTTAAACAGTACAGGTTACGGTCACGGCGATGCGTTGCACGTTGGAGATTTAGACCCATCAAATCCCGGATTGGAAATTTTTGATATTCAGGAAAGATTTGATGATGCAGGAGCCCATTTCAGAGATGGAAAAACAGGAAAAGTTTTGTGGAAATTACCTTCTTTAACCTACAGCAAAGACAGTAAGTTTCAGGGTCCGGGTAGAGGTTTATCGTTAAATATTGACCCTCGTTATGAAGGTTCAGAATCTTGGGCTGCAGGAGCGGGAGTGAAAGGTCTTTACAACGCAAAAGGAAAGAAAATTGCCGATAAAACTCCGGCTTGTAATATGGGGATTTATTGGGACGACGATTTTTTAAGCGAAATTTTAGACGGAACCGTCGTTTCAAAATGGGACTGGAAAAAAGAAAAATCAAATGTCATTTTTAACGCCAAAGATTTTCAATGTGAATCAAATAACGGGACAAAGAAAAACCCATCTTTGGTTGCAGATTTATTCGGAGACTGGAGAGAAGAATTGATTTACAGAACTACCGATAATCAGGAGTTGAGAATTTTCAGTACAACGATTCCGACAAAACATCGTTTGTACACTTTGATGCACAATCCGCAATACCGTTTGAGTATTGTCTGGCAAAATGTAGGCTATAATCAACCTCCACATACAGATTATTATTTGGATGAATCAGTGAAGGAAATTCCAAAACCGAATATTTTCACTGAAAAGAAATAG
- a CDS encoding DUF4350 domain-containing protein yields the protein MKQNIVKTLALGTLLTFEFSNAQNKPKVVLDNFFNNEKKENKETKVLESWHYTWNDTTNGGFSMLGELFQKQGAEISSLTTAPSKKDLKNANIYIIVDPDIDKEAYGGKANLIDTKTIKNLKKWVKNGGVLVLLSNDNGNSEFEYFNKLAEKFGIHFNDDSINRLKGREFEKGAVYVKPENEVFSELKLYMKEVSTIAVKAPAKPFLYAENQVIGAIAKVGKGTVFALGDPWCYNEYIDGKKLTEDFSNYEGTEEWVKWLLNQVSKK from the coding sequence ATGAAGCAAAATATCGTAAAAACATTAGCATTAGGAACACTCCTCACATTCGAGTTTTCCAATGCTCAAAACAAACCGAAAGTTGTTTTAGACAACTTTTTCAACAATGAAAAAAAGGAAAACAAAGAAACCAAAGTTCTGGAATCTTGGCATTATACCTGGAATGATACGACAAATGGTGGCTTTTCTATGTTGGGCGAACTTTTTCAAAAACAAGGTGCAGAAATTTCAAGTTTAACAACAGCTCCATCTAAAAAAGATTTGAAAAATGCCAATATTTATATCATCGTTGACCCAGATATCGACAAAGAAGCTTACGGTGGAAAAGCCAACCTGATAGATACTAAAACGATAAAAAACCTCAAAAAGTGGGTGAAAAACGGCGGTGTTCTTGTTCTTTTAAGCAACGATAACGGCAATTCTGAGTTTGAGTATTTCAACAAGTTGGCGGAAAAGTTTGGTATTCATTTTAACGATGACAGCATCAACAGACTTAAAGGCAGGGAGTTTGAGAAAGGTGCAGTCTACGTAAAACCGGAAAATGAAGTGTTTTCGGAACTTAAATTATATATGAAAGAAGTCAGCACTATTGCGGTAAAAGCGCCTGCGAAACCATTCTTGTATGCTGAAAATCAAGTGATTGGTGCCATTGCAAAAGTTGGAAAAGGAACAGTCTTCGCTTTGGGTGACCCTTGGTGCTATAACGAATATATTGACGGAAAAAAACTGACCGAGGATTTTTCCAATTACGAAGGAACTGAAGAATGGGTAAAGTGGTTGCTGAACCAGGTTTCTAAAAAATAA